The nucleotide window CTTTGTATTCAGGCTGTTAATGCACGCAAATATGGACTCAGACGCCGTTGAAGTATTCAAGTGCCAATCCACGTTCGCGGATGAGTGCGAACTTAACGCGTCTCTGACGGGTGACAGTGACGCGCGTAACGCGACCCTTGGCGGTGGATTGACGCATGATGGCATGTCGCCCTTGATACCGGTGATCACAGTGGTTTATTCCATGGTGTTTGTCGTGGGACTGATAGGAAACTGTCTGGTTATGTATGTCATAATCAGGTATAGTATTCATTTCCAGTATATATAAGGTtgtacattttaacatttacaaaatatctttgaAAACACGAGAATACACGTATAAATGAAGAATCTTCAGTAACTCACTGATTCACCTTGAGAAACCCTCAGAAGAGAAatcattttaatgtatttggCAATTGTTTAAAGAAAGagagaataaaagttttttgtgcAACATTGACAAACTTTTGGTTTCAATTGACTGCTTTCATTGTTTTTCTATACTGCatgtctttttgtttatttactatTCTGTCTATCGACCTACCCAGTGTAAATGTGTAAACAAAAACCTGCACAATATTAATTTCCTTGCTTTCAGTCTTTCTCTCTTTTAAATGTCCATTGCATTGACCTTTATAGCAGAATTCTTAAACATTATAGCAGCCGTAtccttaaaaaatattatttcttCCCCAGAGTTTTTCCATTACAGAAAAGGTCACAGTCAAAGAATGGATTTCTTTAATAACTTCAGGCAAATTACGATATGTGTTATCTTGAAGTATGGCGTACAAGCCTACGGTAAAGTCTTTTGCTTGAAGTGTTTTCAGATACACAGAGTTATCCTGAATGTGATCTCGTGTGCGATTTAATTGTGATTTAGAGAAGTGATTTTCTGTCCTGCATCGCAGTCCATGCTGACTCAGAGATTTTTAATAGCACTGCTGTAGTTCCCTGCTGCCTTTCTCTATTTATGTCACCAAAGTTCTGATAAATCAAAACTCTCCAAGTGAGCAAGTAGACAGATAGATGAAGGAACACCACTGTAGGATCCacatagagagaaagagagagagagatagagagagagagatgagatgtgatgtaaaacacattaaaatgaaGGATGAACATATTTTCCACtaattgtgtgtgtcatgtatCATGCTAGGTTATATGTTAGAGTGAAGCTTTACAATCTGAGATTTCaagatttaaagggatatttcacccaaaaatgaaaattctgtcatcatttactctcaaaaccatttttttattttgatgaacacagaatatattttgataaatgatggtaagcacaatatttttttaaagtacaatGATCTTGGAAATGTGATTTCCTTTATGTGATTTCACTATATATTTTAACTATATCTACAGGTACACTAAGATGAAGACTGCCACCAATATCTACATCTTTAACCTGGCATTAGCCGATGCGTTGGTCACCACCACCATGCCGTTTCAGAGCACCGACCACCTGCTTAACTCGTGGCCCTTTGGTGAAGTTGTGTGTAAAGTCTTCATCTCTATTGACTACTACAACATGTTCACTAGTATTTTTACTCTCACTATGATGAGTGTGGATCGGTACGTGGCCGTTTGTCATCCTGTTAAAGCATTGGATTTCCGCACCCCACTCAATGCCAAAGGCATCAATGTGGGAATATGGATTCTGTCATCAGCCGCTGGGATTCCAGCAATGGTGCTGGGAGGAACACAGACGAATAATGGTAAGAATACAAATGTACACTATGTATTAATGCCGTTTGAGCTTCATGCTACAAACCTTCAGTCTATTTTTCTGTATCTTTTTTGTAACTGATCAGACAAGTTGTTGTCCCAAATCAGACAATTTCTTATGAACTGGCAAACTATACTTATAACCTTCATATAACCTTTAAACTTGAAATACTGACTCATCATTCATTTAAACTACAGTATGCCTATCCTAGCTAACCAGCAATATTCCCGTAACTTTGGCTAACGTTTTCTAAAGGTTCTTTTAAAGTTATCAAAAAATGTTCTTCCCTAATGTTATCTGCAATTGATAAACGTCCTTGAAACGTAAGCATTAGAAACGTAACGTTATAATTGCATTGTTAGCTGAATGTtctaaaaacattaacattgaGAGCGTTACCATTCCGTAGttctaaaaaaaacattaacattgaaAGCGTTACCATTCCGTAGTtctaaaaacattagcattgaAAGCGTTACCATTCCGTAGTtctaaaaacattagcattgaAAGCGTTACCATTCCGTAGttctaaaaaaacattaacattgaaAGCGTTACCATTCCGTAGTtctaaaaacattagcattgaAAGCGTTACCATTCCATAGTTCTAAAATCATTAGAAATTAAAAGCGTAACCATTCCGTAGTtctaaaaacattagcattgaAAGCGTTAACATTCCATAGTTCTAAAAACATAAGCATTGAAAGCGTTACCATTCCGTAGTtctaaaaacattaacattgaaAGCGTTACCATTCTGTAGTtctaaaaacattagcattgaAAGCGTTACCATTCCGTAGTtctaaaaacattagcattgaAAGCGTTACCATTCCGTAGTtctaaaaacattagcattgaAAGCATTAACATTCCATAGTtctaaaaacattagcattgaAAGCGTTACCATTCCGTAGTtctaaaaacattaacattgaaAGCGTTACCATTCCATAGTtctaaaaacattagcattgaAAGCGTTACCATTCCGTAGTtctaaaaacattagcattgaAAGCGTTACCATTCCGTAGTtctaaaaacattagcattgaAAGCGTTACCATTCCGTAGttctaaaaaaacattaacattgaaAGCGTTACCATTCTGTAGTtctaaaaacattagcattgaAAGCGTTACCATTCCGTAGttctaaaaaaacattaacattgaaAGCGTTACCATTCGGTAGTtctaaaaacattagcattgaAAGCGTTAACATTCCATAGttctaaaaaaacattaacattgaaAGCGTTACCATTCCGTAGttctaaaaaaacattaacattgaaAGCGTTACCATTCTGTAGTtctaaaaacattagcattgaAAGCGTTACCATTCCGTAGttctaaaaaaacattaacattgaaAGCGTTACCATTCCGTAGTtctaaaaacattagcattgaAAGCGTTACCATTCCGTAGttctaaaaaaacattaacattgaaAGCGTTACCATTCTGTAGTtctaaaaacattagcattgaAAGCGTTACCATTCCGTAGttctaaaaaaacattaacattgaaAGCGTTACCATTCTGTAGTtctaaaaacattagcattgaAAGCGTTACCATTCCGTAGttctaaaaaaacattaacattgaaAGCGTTACCATTCCGTAGTtctaaaaacattagcattgaAAGCGTTACCATTCCgtagttttaaaaacattaacattgaaAGCGTTACCATTCTGTAGTtctaaaaacattagcattgaAAGCGTTACCATTCTGTAGTtctaaaaacattagcattgaAAGCGTTACCATTCTGTAGTtctaaaaacattagcattgaAAGCGTTACCATTCCGTAGTtctaaaaacattagcattgaAAGCGTTACCATTCCGTAGTtctaaaaacattagcattgaAAGCGTTACCATTCCGTAGttctaaaaaaacattaacattgaaAGCGTTACCATTCTGTAGTtctaaaaacattagcattgaAAGCGTTACCATTCCGTAGttctaaaaaaacattaacattgaaAGCGTTACCATTCCGTAGTtctaaaaacattagcattgaAAGCGTTACCATTCCgtagttttaaaaacattagcattgaAAGCGTTACCATTCCgtagttttaaaaacattaacattgaaAGCGTTACCATTCTGTAGTtctaaaaacattagcattgaAAGCGTTACCATTCCGTAGTTCTAAACACATTAGCATTGAAAGCATTACCATTCCGTAGTtctaaaaacattaacattgaaAGCGTTACCATTCCGTAGTtctaaaaacattagcattgaAAGCGTTAACATTCCATAGTtctaaaaacattagcattgaAAGCGTTACCATTCCgtagttttaaaaacattaacattgaaAGCGTTACCATTCTGTAGTtctaaaaacattagcattgaAAGCGTTACCATTCCGTAGTTCTAAACACATTAGCATTAAAAGCATTACCATTCCGTAGTtctaaaaacattaacattgaaAGCGTTACCATTCTGTAGTtctaaaaacattagcattgaAAGCGTTACCATTCCGTAGTtctaaaaacattagcattgaAAGCGTTACCATTCCGTAGttctaaaaaaacattaacattgaaAGCGTTACCATTCCGTAGTtctaaaaacattaacattgaaAGCGTTACCATTCCGTAGTtctaaaaacattagcattgaAAGCGTTAACATTCCATAGTtctaaaaacattagcattgaAAGCGTTACCATTCCGTAGTtctaaaaacattagcattgaAAGCATTACCATTCTTTAGTtctaaaaacattagcattgaAAGCGTTACCATTCTGTAGTtctaaaaacattagcattgGAAGCATTACCATTCTTTAGTtctaaaaacattagcattgaAAGCGTTACCATTCCGTAGTtctaaaaacattagcattgaAAGCGTTACCATTCCGTAGttctaaaaaaacattaacattgaaAGCGTTACCATTCCGTAGTTCTAAAAACATTGACATTGAAAGCGTTACCATTCCGTAGTtctaaaaacattagcattgaAAGCGTTAACATTCCATAGTTCTAAAAACATAAGCATTGAAAGCGTTACCATTCCGTAGTtctaaaaacattaacattgaaAGCGTTACCATTCTGTAGTtctaaaaacattagcattgaAAGCGTTAACATTCCATAGTtctaaaaacattagcattgaAAGCGTTACCATTCCGTAGTtctaaaaacattaacattgaaAGCGTTACCATTCTGTAGTtctaaaaacattagcattgaAAGCATTACCATTCTTTAGTtctaaaaacattagcattgaAAGCGTTACCATTCCGTAGTtctaaaaacattagcattgaAAGCGTTACCATTCCGTAGttctaaaaaaacattaacattgaaAGCGTTACCATTCCGTAGTtctaaaaacattaacattgaaAGCGTTACCATTCTGTAGTtctaaaaacattagcattgaAAGTGTTACCATTCCATAGTTCTAAAATCATTAGAAATTAAAAGCGTAACCATTCCGTAGTTCTAAAAACATTACCATTGAAAGCTTTACCATTCTGTAGTtctaaaaacattagcattgaAAGCGTTACCATTCCGTAGTtctaaaaacattagcattgaAAGCGTTACCATTCCGTAGTtctaaaaacattaacattgaaAGCGTTACCATTCTGTAGTtctaaaaacattagcattgaAAGCGTTACCATTCCGTAGTTCTAAAAACATTAGAAATTAAAAGCATAACCATTCCGTAGTtctaaaaacattagcattgaAAGCGTTAACATTCCATAGTtctaaaaac belongs to Paramisgurnus dabryanus chromosome 2, PD_genome_1.1, whole genome shotgun sequence and includes:
- the LOC135743900 gene encoding delta-type opioid receptor-like, with product MHANMDSDAVEVFKCQSTFADECELNASLTGDSDARNATLGGGLTHDGMSPLIPVITVVYSMVFVVGLIGNCLVMYVIIRYTKMKTATNIYIFNLALADALVTTTMPFQSTDHLLNSWPFGEVVCKVFISIDYYNMFTSIFTLTMMSVDRYVAVCHPVKALDFRTPLNAKGINVGIWILSSAAGIPAMVLGGTQTNNGTTECALQFPDPYEYWDTVMKICVFAFAFVAPVLIICVCYSLMLLRLRSVRLLSGSREKDRNLRRITRLVLVVVAAFIICWTPIHIFILLKALVVIPETTPVMAAYFLCVALGYTNSSLNPVLYAFLDENFKRCFKDFCLPVRGRAGGLGVTGGRVKASREAPELVERPPRMAKPA